The following are from one region of the Hippocampus zosterae strain Florida chromosome 9, ASM2543408v3, whole genome shotgun sequence genome:
- the LOC127608060 gene encoding tumor suppressor candidate 2-like isoform X2 encodes MGGSGSKAKGAWPFSGSGAGGDSVENVNEQSVARLKRPRNATPFVFTRRSSLYYDEDGDLAHEFYEETVVTKNGRKKSKLRRIQKNLIPQGIVKLQHPCIHVDFPIVLCEV; translated from the exons ATGGGAGGAAGCGGGTCCAAAGCCAAAGGCGCTTGGCCTTTCTCGGGCAGCGGGGCGGGCGGTGACTCTGTTGAGAATGTCAACGAACAGTCGGTGGCCCGCCTCAAAAGGCCCAGAAACGCAACACCCTTTGTTTTTACTCGGAGGAG CTCACTCTACTACGACGAGGATGGGGACCTTGCCCATGAATTCTACGAAGAGACGGTGGTGACAAAAAACGGTCGAAAAAAATCCAAGTTGAGGAGGATTCAAAAGAATCTGATTCCACAG GGGATTGTGAAGCTGCAGCATCCCTGTATTCACGTGGACTTCCCCATCGTCCTCTGTGAGGTGtga
- the LOC127608060 gene encoding tumor suppressor candidate 2-like isoform X1 → MGGSGSKAKGAWPFSGSGAGGDSVENVNEQSVARLKRPRNATPFVFTRRSSLYYDEDGDLAHEFYEETVVTKNGRKKSKLRRIQKNLIPQGIVKLQHPCIHVDFPIVLCEGCRAVCNCVECGWVYSGARGHSFSCASSPSLF, encoded by the exons ATGGGAGGAAGCGGGTCCAAAGCCAAAGGCGCTTGGCCTTTCTCGGGCAGCGGGGCGGGCGGTGACTCTGTTGAGAATGTCAACGAACAGTCGGTGGCCCGCCTCAAAAGGCCCAGAAACGCAACACCCTTTGTTTTTACTCGGAGGAG CTCACTCTACTACGACGAGGATGGGGACCTTGCCCATGAATTCTACGAAGAGACGGTGGTGACAAAAAACGGTCGAAAAAAATCCAAGTTGAGGAGGATTCAAAAGAATCTGATTCCACAG GGGATTGTGAAGCTGCAGCATCCCTGTATTCACGTGGACTTCCCCATCGTCCTCTGTGAG GGCTGCCGTGCTGTCTGTAATTGTGTGGAATGCGGTTGGGTGTATTCCGGTGCCAGAGGTCACTCATTTTCATGTGCTTCCTCTCCGAGCCTCTTTTGA